The stretch of DNA TCCGATAAATCACCATTACTTTCAACTAAAACTATCAAGCCCGCAATCTTTGTTAAGCAGTCACTTAGTACTAATATCAACAAAAGTACTGCGATCGCTACCTCCAAAAACTCAATCACAGTCACCATATATCAACCAGATAATCAGTGCCAAAATCTAGTACCAGAAAAAGTGGTAATCCCAGCTAAAAACTCCTTACAAGCAGCATTAGGAGAAGTATTAGAACCGCGCAACAGTGATTTTAATTTAGCTGGGTATCGCGTCAGCGTAAATTCAAATCGTGTTGCTACCGTCGATTTGCGAGTTGCACCTGATTCACAACGAACATTTACCTCTCTATCCAGTTGTGAACAATTTGCTTTATTTGGCAGTATCAAAAAAACCTTAACTAATAATCCCACTTGGAAAATTAAAGAAGTTCGCTTTACCCAGCAAGGGGAAGAAATTTATTTATGAAGATCATCTAAAGTTTAGAAACAGCAGCACAATCCTTAAGATACCAACGCCAAGGCAAATCAATTCCTTGTGACAAACCAATTCTTGTAGTTTGTACCAATTGAGGTTGAAATTCAATCGCGCGATGTTCTAACCACAGAGGTTGACCTGGCTGTAAAACTAATCCATTCAAACTCAGATCAATTTTGAGTACCTCACAAAGCTTCCCTGGCCCCGCAGCCAAGCGAGCAAGTTTTGATGACTGATTTGTTTCTATCCATTTAGGTAAAAGCTCAAGCTGCAAAGCACGAATTAAAACAGCACTAGCAACCCCTTCTTGATCTGTAACAACATTTAAACAGTGGTAGCGACCATAAATTAGATATACATAGCTCACTCCAGCACCTTCAAACATCACTCCATTGCGAGTTGTTCTACGTCGATAAGCGTGGCAAGCTGGATCACCAGGGCAATAGGCTTCAGTTTCTACAATCATTCCTCGCAGAACTTCCCCGTCTGCCATTTGTCGCACCAGCATACATCCCACTAAATCTGGTGCTACTTCAGTAGCTGGACGCTCCAGCCAGGAAGATTCTACAATCTGGTTAAATTTGGTAAAATCCATCAAAATATACTTTGAAACGCCCCGTTCACATCATTAACAAAAAAATATGGATGTCAAACTGATTTTAGTAATATTAACCGTTGTTTTTACCGTGTCTTGCCTATTCTTTGGCACTAAGAACGGATTTTATGATTCCGACAACTATCACGGCAACGGTTCTGCCCACTAAATAGCATTCAGCACTCAGCCGTCAGCCATTGATCTGATAGGTAACTACAAGCGAAAAAGAGTTAAGCAATCGGCTAAAATTCTCTTACCTGATAGCTAATGGCTGATAGCTAATTGCTAAGAGTTAATCATGAGTCAAAATCTGTCGGCACTTTCCCAGAGTAATGAAGAATTAGTCTGTTTACCATTTGGCGTAGGTCATGCAGACGAAGGGGTTTGTTTGTTAGTACGGATGGGCCCTTACCGTATTCTGCTCGACTGTGGTTTAGAAGATATTTCACCTTTGTTAACTTCTGGGAAGCCACCAGCCGACCTCGTGTTATGTAGCCATGCTCACTCAGATCACGCCAAGGGTTTGTTAGCTTTACATCAAGCTTTTCCCAAGCTGCCGATCTACGCCAGTGACGTGACCAGCCAACTGTTGCCTCTTAACTGGACAGATCAGGAGCCTGAAATCTCACAATTTTGTCAAGCTTTATCTTGGCGATCGCCTGTAGAGTTTCAAGACGGTTTGTGCGCCGAATTATTTCCCTCTGGACATCTACCAGGGGCGGCAGCCATTCTTCTGACATACACGGGCTTATATAGGTCTTACACAATCTTATATACAGGTGACTTTTTCCTTTCTAACTCACGGCTAGTAGAAGGATTACCAATAGATGCCTTAAGGA from Oculatellaceae cyanobacterium encodes:
- a CDS encoding DNA-3-methyladenine glycosylase, producing MDFTKFNQIVESSWLERPATEVAPDLVGCMLVRQMADGEVLRGMIVETEAYCPGDPACHAYRRRTTRNGVMFEGAGVSYVYLIYGRYHCLNVVTDQEGVASAVLIRALQLELLPKWIETNQSSKLARLAAGPGKLCEVLKIDLSLNGLVLQPGQPLWLEHRAIEFQPQLVQTTRIGLSQGIDLPWRWYLKDCAAVSKL